DNA from Pirellulales bacterium:
GTGCCGTTGATGATGACGGTGTCGGTCTGGCCATCTCCGGCGGCACCGCCGAGCGTTCCCGCCAGGTCGAGGTTCACCTCCGTGACCCCCGTTCCAGACAAATCGTTGACCGTCAGCGTGTCGGCGCCGCCCAGTGCCGCAACATTGACCTGCTCGACTCCGTTAACATCCATGGTCACGTTGCCGACGTCACGAGTCAGCCGCAGGCGACTGCCTTTTGCCGACAGGTTGATATTTTCATTGACGTTGGCGCCGTTGAACTGCAACGTGTCGTGGCCGCCTTGCCCCTCGACCACGTCGCTCCCCTCGCCAGGATTCCAGATGAACGTGTCATTGCCGGCGCCGAGCAAGGCCACGTCATTGCCACGACCACCCACGATGGTGTCGTTCCCGTCGCCGCCCAACAACCTGTCGTTGCCGTCGCCGCCGGTGAGCGTATCGTTCCCCGCGCCGCCATCGACGGTGAGCGAAATCAAGTTGGCCAACCCGTTGCCGGCGGTGAAAACATCGTCGCCACCGTTGGCATTGAGCACGAGGTTTTCCGTTGTGCCAATGTCCAGGAAGAACGGCGCCGGACTGACCCGATCGAAACGAACACGTGTGCCATTGGCAACTACGGTAAAGTTCTCGGCGCCATTTCCGCCGTTAACTTCGACGGTATCGACGCCGGCGCCTCCCTCGTTAAGGTCGCTTCCTTCGCCCGGATTCCAGATCATCCGGTCGTTGCCATTTTCACCAAAAACAAAGTCATTGCCGGTCCCGCCGGTGAGGGTATCGTTGCCATCTCCGCCGAACAACTGATCGACGCCTCCTTTTCCAAGCAGGATGTCGTTGCCGGCGCCGCCGAGCAACATGTCGTTGCCCGAGCCACCAATCAACGTGTCGTTACCGTCGCCGCCGAAAAGATTTGCAGCGGGCAGAGCGCCGTTGGTTTCGTCCAGGGAAATTCGGTCATTGCCCCCCTGTCCCAGGACCTGAATGAGCGTCGTATTCGCAACGGTCGGTGCGCCGCCGGTAATTTTGATCGCGCCGTCGTTCAGGAGAATCCGGCCGGCCACGTCGCGGCTTACCACAATGCTATTGCTCGCGTTGTCTCCCAGGACCGACAGGACGCCGGTGCCGGGGACAAACGTAGCGGTGACCGACAGCACCACTCGTTCGTCGAGTCGCTCGAAGGAACGCGGTCGATTCCGATGATTCGATTTTCGCGTTGTCCTCCGTTGGCGAATTTTTACAATGGCCCATCGATGCAATGTCATGCGCGACATGGTGTTGCCTCTTCTGCTGTTTGGGGTATGGGTGGTTCAAGACTTCGATCCACGGCCGCCGAACTGTTCCTGCTTCGACAAGGCGATTCGCCGAAGCACCCGGCTTCCGCAGCGTTTCTAAGAGGTACTACTGCCGCTGCTCGGGCAATCTAGCGCCGAAAAAATTTATTTCTGGAACTAATCATTGCCGTCGCCGCCGCATCGCGCCGATTTAAAGACTTGCAAGTGCGCCGCTTGCACACGACAATAGCTGAGATTCGTCCAGTCACTGGAGAGGCGCTACCCATGCCCAACGCAGGGTTACCGACGACGCGCGCCACATTGCTGTCGCGGCTTCGGCACGACCCGTCGAATAAAGACGCTTGGGAGGACTTCGTTGAGCAATACGGGCGACACGTTTTTCGCTGGTGCCGGCAATGGGGATTGCAGGATGCCGACGCGGAGGACGTCACTCAAGAGATCTTGCTGAAGCTCGCCCGAAAGCTCCGCGACTTTGACTACAACCCGAACAGCAGCTTCCGGGGATGGCTCAAGACGGTTGCGCACCACGCCTGGCGAGATTTTGCAGACAATCGCCGCGTGGTTCGGCCCATGGGCGACGAGCAAATGTGGAAGCTGCTGAAATCGGTCGAAGCGCGCGAGGATTTGGTCCGAAAACTCGAGGAGGCCTTTGATTTTGAGCTCCTCGAAGCCGCTAAGGTTCAGGTTCGTCTGCGCGTGGCGCCGCATACGTGGGAGGCATTCCGCCTGGTGGCGATTGAGGGGCTTCCCGTCGCGGAAGTAGCCGCCAAAGTGCATCTGCAAGTCGCCATGGTTTACGTGGCTAAGAGTAAAGTCCAGAAGATGCTCCAAGAGGAAATTCGCAAACTCGAAACCGTTGACTGATAGCCTTTTTTATGCCCATGATCCTCGCACGCGAACGGACAATTTCAGCGCATCGAACTCCGCGTGGGCGGAACGATTTGCCGGCGGCTGGTTGCGCACCATCGGTGGCCTTCCCATGACGTCTTGCCCCTCCGAGGAAAATCTCGCTCAGCTGTTGGCCGACGTGTTAGGCACGACCGAACGGGAGACCCTTGCACAGCACATCGAGGCGTGCCCCGCGTGCCAGGCTGCACTCGCACGACTGACCGCCATGCCAATCACACAGGCGTGGCAACGCGCCCAGGATTGTTCTGCAAATAGTCCCGCCGAAGAGGAAATTCTACAACGCTTGAAGGTGACGCCACACACGGGGGCATCGTTCCCCGCCGATCCGGCGGGCGCCACACTCGGGATTTTTACACAACGCGAGCTGGCGGCACAGGCGGCAATCGATTCGCAATGGCCGGTCGTGCCGGGCTACGAAATCACCGGCATCCTGGGGCAAGGCGGCATGGCCGTCGTCTTTCGAGCCCGACACCTGGCGTTGCAACGCATCGTGGCGCTGAAGATGCTCCGATATTCGGCGCGCACCGATGAGAAAGAGCTGGCCCGTTTTCGCGCCGAGGCGGACATTATCGCGCGTTTGCAGCATCCGAATATCGTGCAAATTTTTGGCGTCGGCGATATCGATGGTCGACCGTATTTTGTTCTGGAATATATCACCGGCGGCAACCTGGCCCAACACCTTAACGGCATGCCGCAGTCGGCGATTCAGGCCGCACACTTTGTCGAAGTGCTGGCACGGGCCGTGCAGGCAGCGCATGCGAAGGGAGTCGTCCACAGGGATTTAAAACCAGCCAACATCCTTTTGATTCCCTACCAGCAAATGACTACCGGACCGGCTGATGAAACGCTCGGTTCGAGCATCCTTGTTGCGGAAGGAGGACCGCTAACGGCGATTCCAAAAATTGCCGACTTCGGGGTGGCAAAGTGCGCCGCCAAGGAAATGAAAACTCAATTCCATGGCGGTCTTACCG
Protein-coding regions in this window:
- a CDS encoding calcium-binding protein, producing the protein MSRMTLHRWAIVKIRQRRTTRKSNHRNRPRSFERLDERVVLSVTATFVPGTGVLSVLGDNASNSIVVSRDVAGRILLNDGAIKITGGAPTVANTTLIQVLGQGGNDRISLDETNGALPAANLFGGDGNDTLIGGSGNDMLLGGAGNDILLGKGGVDQLFGGDGNDTLTGGTGNDFVFGENGNDRMIWNPGEGSDLNEGGAGVDTVEVNGGNGAENFTVVANGTRVRFDRVSPAPFFLDIGTTENLVLNANGGDDVFTAGNGLANLISLTVDGGAGNDTLTGGDGNDRLLGGDGNDTIVGGRGNDVALLGAGNDTFIWNPGEGSDVVEGQGGHDTLQFNGANVNENINLSAKGSRLRLTRDVGNVTMDVNGVEQVNVAALGGADTLTVNDLSGTGVTEVNLDLAGTLGGAAGDGQTDTVIINGTAAKDAVTIAGSGSTVVATSHATTVHVANAEAANDRLRINGLGGNDLLDASQLNAGVIGLTMDGGDGNDVLVGSDDNDTLSGAAGDDVLVGGPGRDILDGGTGNNIVIQ
- a CDS encoding sigma-70 family RNA polymerase sigma factor, yielding MPNAGLPTTRATLLSRLRHDPSNKDAWEDFVEQYGRHVFRWCRQWGLQDADAEDVTQEILLKLARKLRDFDYNPNSSFRGWLKTVAHHAWRDFADNRRVVRPMGDEQMWKLLKSVEAREDLVRKLEEAFDFELLEAAKVQVRLRVAPHTWEAFRLVAIEGLPVAEVAAKVHLQVAMVYVAKSKVQKMLQEEIRKLETVD